From the Chanodichthys erythropterus isolate Z2021 chromosome 9, ASM2448905v1, whole genome shotgun sequence genome, the window ACCTatatttaaaattctgtcaggaccactatggTCAAAGGTGATTAACAGTTAGTATACAGTTTGGATTGGCGGTATGATTCTTTTCATGGCAAAAACTCCAGCCTggcatggataagagcagggagagctGTTTACCCTAAGGGGGTTATAGCTGAACAGAaccatcataaatgtatttaagaACATTGATGATATAGTATCTACATGACgacaatactttaatgtaacAACAGAAATCAAGATAACTGACAGTCGGGATTGTAAGAGGAATATCAGAAGGCCTAACTGTGGACaaaaggaggagctggggatggaggagggtaattagctcctgagCAATGCGAtaaagctgctgataatactgaatgGACCTTATATATAGGGATTCTGTGATAGGCgtcgtattcctataggtagGACGCGGATCACCTGAGAGTCAGCTGATGCAAGCATGACCGACttgacctgccagaactaacTCTACGCTTGATCATAACATCAAGCATCAATTCATATTATATCTCTTCTGTTTCTTTTAGGTGCTTCATCCTGTGTGTCACGTACGCAATCTCTTGTTATGGACAGCAGTTTACCTACCCAGCTCTTCACCCACAACCCCTTCAGATGACTCCTGTGCCCCCTACCCCGCACCTGGTACCAACCCTGAGGACCAGCCCCTGGGAAGGTAATTGGTTAAAGTTAACTGATAGCAAGATGTCTGTTTCAGAAATACTTAACATTACAGAAGTAAAGTGGAATGTAAATCACATCAAGTCAAATTGTCATGATGTTCatgtttataatattttcatGCCTTATAATTGCATTTAGCAGACTTGAGCTGGGTGTAattatagtttacattttgtgtAGATACAAGAAATTAAGCAGTTAAGATTTgctatatagtgtatatatacagtatgtatgcGGATAAAGTTGGAACTATTTATATATCCAACTCTATATAAAGAGCTGGTCGATAATATAGTTGGtttgaagcagttttttttCATTAGAAATTAAATTGTGAGCTAGTTTTAATTTTGTATTGTGCCCACAGGCGTCCTAAAACCCGTTCGTTTGATAACTTGCCTAGCGCTTGTGAAGTTGGAAACCCTCTGACTTCCAATCGACGTTCCAGCGACCCCAGTTTGAATGAGAAATGGCAGGACCATCGCAGGTCTCTGGAGATCAACATTGGGACAGGGGCTGAAGGTGCTGTATCTGCAGATCCAGACGAGAGGGTCAACGGACAAAACGTGGTGGGGATTATGGAACCATTGACCAGTGGGGGAACAGAGAATGGGGAGGGTCTTGGGGATGTCAGATTGCCAATGGTGGAGGGGGTTGACGAGGCGGAGCTGACAGTGGGTGTGGCTATGGGTCAAATGGAGAACATTCTCCAGGAAGCTACAAAAGACGAGTCTGCTCCAGATAGCCGCAGAGATGCAAAGACAGACCGCACTAACAGACAGATTGATGATATTGCACATTCAGAAGAGGGTAGCAGTGCTATTGATGATGCTCAGGAGAGCAAAATTAAAGGCCTTGGAGATGGAAATGTCAATGGACATTGTTCAGAAGATGGTAATTCTGAAGCATCTTCTGCTATCAGCCAGGATACCTCGGGAAACCAAGACTCAGAGGAAGTAGCCCTTGAGAAATGCATGATACAAGAATATAACCCTTCTTGTAGCACGACTGATTTCCCTTCCAATGGCCTCAGGACTCTGAGTAACGGCCATGGAGTCGAGAGACCACCAGGACGAGAAGTCGTTGAGCAGCGTCTTTCTCTTTTGGAGAGCTCCACAGAGACGCTTACGGAGGACTTCGGCGTTCGTCCGGAGAGTCTGGCACCCTTAATTATTCCGCCACCTCTCAAAGCCCTCGCCGAATCGTCGTGCCTCAAACAGGGTCTCCGCGCAGCAGCCGACCCGCAAGGCGCTCCCAGGACTTTAAACAACACCCCTAAACGGCCGTCTCTCAGTGCCTTTCCGCCCTCCACTGACCTCCTCCACTCCGTGTGTAACGGAGACTCCCCCGACCCCGAGCCCTCCACGCCGCGCACAAATGGGGAACGGGCCACACTCAGCCGACAGGTGTCACTCGCCAGCTGTGGTTCGCTGACTCTCCACGCACGGGGCACCTGCTCCCACCATCGCTGCCTGCACTTGGGGTTTCTGGGCCGGCCGAGCTTCAGCCCTCCAGAGCCCCCTTCAGCCCGGAACCATCTCGATGATGACGGGTTGACCCTGCACACGGACGCCGTGCAGCAGAGGCTGCGGCAGATCGAAGCAGGTCACCAGCTGGAGGTGGAAGCTCTGAAAAGGCAGGTACAGGAGCTCTGGAGCCGTCTGGAGAGCCATCAGGCTGCTGGGATGCTGCGACTCAACGGAGACATGGGAGATGAAGTGGTGAGCAGTGCACACTCACGTTTTGTTCTTGTCACATGGTTTGGGTTTGTGTTTTTCAGCCATGTTtgatgatatatattttttccccatCTCTCTGTCAGACCTCAATCGCAGACTCCGACTTCAACCTGGAGCCCAACTGTCTGTCCCGCTGCAGCACTGAACTCTTTTCTGAGGCCAGCTGGGAGCAGGTGGACAAGCAGGACACTGAGGTACACAATTAAACTAGGTTgactgtgtttattttaaaggtagggtaggcaatttcggagaggctagcaatagcaagctagctttgaaagatCTCACCCTCTCTTCAGTACGGTCCctaaagccacgcctcctctaaaaaacacacaaacgaGCACGGCCAAagcagagtctgcaaagcgtcatgcgttaaactacctcatgtctcaaagcacatgaCATTTCAATtataatgaacgtaaacaacttacagagctctgacttgtaccacctgactgctgcagattaatttcggCATTGATATTGTTGCTTATGCGTTAATCTGAATCCGAGGATGTGAACAGCTTCAAGTAGAATGTCGCGGGTTGCCATCTCGCAATTATGGTTCCACATGGCGTGAAAGCAGCATAAGCtcgttgttttggttcaggtgGAACTGTAAAAGCTGCTTTGTTTGCGGTGCTCTGTGACTGTctgtctacaactctgcataGCCGTGCTGATGTCGTGTGATGTCTGCATGAGAAGTATGCAAATACAtatgttgacaggcaggtagggCTTCATATCATTGCATTCGGAagaacattttttggtcctgagacttccacagaagacatatgtagatgttttaatatttagacctatctattattgattgctattaggatgtgaagagagtttcaaccagtataacaaaaagtgtttatgaaaaatattgcctaccctacctttaatctttgttttgtttatatgaCTGTTATTGTACTAGAAAGACTTTGGATTTGTTGCACCGGTGTATGGAGAAAGAATATAAGGtcggtatgttttttttttttaaatgtttttgaaagtagtctcttattttcaccaaggcttcatttatatgatcaaaaatacagtatattaaaaaaataattttgtgaaGTATTATTGCAGTTTAAAATTACTACATTTTcaatatatgtaatttattcctttgatacaaagctgaattttcagcattttttGTACTGCTTCAAATTATTGTAGATTTTTTTCAGGGttcattgatgaatagaaagtttaaaagaaccgCATTTAGTTGAATTAGAAATCtcttgtaacattataaatgtctttactgtcactttgatcaatttaatgcatccttcctGAATAAAAAagcttactgactccaaacttttaaacagtagtgtacatgATTATTTGAGGGTATAGAATTTACGATAATAATATTTCTGCTGACTTTAAGGAAATGACATTAAATTTGTCCCAATTTACTTATTCAAACTCTGTTGTTCTTGTCAGTGATTCCTCATTGCATGTTAGTCTAAAGAAATAGTTGTTTGTTTTCTTAATATTCCATCAAAATATATCACATTACTTTGTTACATTTAATGTATTGTGAACACCATTTTATGTTATATCTTTATTAGGTCCTTTTATTTAGAGCCCAGTATTTGTTTCAGGTGACCCGGTGGTACCCGGACCATCTGGCTGCTCAGTGCTACGGCTGTGAGAGAGGATTCTGGCTGGCCACTAGAAAGCACCACTGCAGGTTAGACAACATCACATACTACCACACAAAAAACACAGTCTTCTCTgtctgttaatttttttatttttttttctgtctctcaACATGTACCTCTTTTGGGGTTAGATACATTAGTGTTGACTCACTTTTCTTGATGTCTCTGGAAAACCTTATTTTTTCTCTCTAAAATTCCACTGGTCATCTAGTAAACAGAAATGTTTGGCGAAATGTTTCCTGATTGATTCTGAACTCATTACAGCAGCATTTGTAAACACAGCAGATTAAACAAACTGCCCAACTGTGAGGACTAGTACCCAACTGCCCGTTGAGTAAACAGCAGTATGGTTTCCTATTGAAGTTGTGCAAATATCAAGCATAGTTTCAGTTTTAGCAGCAGAAAGCTCTGTTGCAAAATACAGTGAGTGATTTGGAACACTCCCTCTAGGCAGCAACTTCCTGGCACACCAAATAGTGAAGTGCATGATAGATTGCAAAAGAGTCTGACATTAGTATGTTACTGATAAACTTAATAAACAATGCAGAGAAACATTGGGTGATAGCCCAATTTAACTTGTTGGAACTCTACTACTATAAATGGAAGTATTTGCAGGAGTTCTTTTCTGTAGTGCATGAAATATCATTTTAAGtcttttatatttcttttaacTCCCATCTGtcattttgaatgatttttGCCACAATGCCTTCTGTAAAAGTGTCTTTAGAATTTGGCCTAAAAACAAAGCCTTTATGTCAGGCCAATGATGCCTTCCAATGCTTTCTAGTTAGAAATCTCACTAGGTTTTACACTACTAGGATTTGAAGTTGATTTTTCCTCTTGTACCACAGAGGCAAGGAGCGTATGGAAGAGGTTTGGTGAGAATTGCTCTTTCTCTGTCGTTCTCAGGCACCTGTTAACCCTGCATCGCTTCAGAGTGACCTAACCTTCCTCTCTTCTCCTCCATCTCTTCATAGGGTTAAAGTGGGCTGTCTCTGTTATTGTCTAGGGGGGATTGTACAGGGAAGAACTGCACCATAGTAATTTCACAGGAACCAGAGGGCCAGTCTTCTATTCAtacactaatgttcaaaagtttgtggtcaataagattttttttttttttttaagaaatccatTAAAGcattaaatgcattattattattattattattattattatatattttcttctaaaaatgctgttcttttgaactttctagtcatcaaataatcctgaaataaaatgtagtttCCAAAAAcatctgaagcagcacaactgttttcaacattgatagtaataaaaatttgttcttgagctgcaaatcagcaaggatcatgtgacactgaagactggagtaatgatgctgaaaattcagctttgatcacaggaataaattacattttaaaatatatttattacaaatagaaatgttatttttaaattgtaataataatttttcacaaaataatgtttttgcttTATCTGTTTtgcttttgatcaaataaaagcagccttggtgagcagaagagacttctttccaGGTCAAATCTTACcggccccaaacttttgaacagaggTGTAAATAAACAATCTAATATTTTTAAGGACaaggaaaaataaaatttagCGAAAGTGTCAAATATGGACACTTGAAATCCCTTTCTAATGTTAATGTTTTCCTGCAGAAGATCCCTCGATAAATCAGTTTTTCATAACTATTTTCCAGCCTTTTCCAGACCCAAGACTATATTACATTTCCATATTTGAAAAATGATTTGTTTAGTCTCTTTGCATGTGAAATGAGTTAATAATGCACAGGCTTTGGTATGTAAATGAGCTTCATATGTTAATGTACTTGTGTTCCTGGCACCAGTATTGTGATGATTTGTGAATATACCTGCAGTATTTCTATATACTACATCAACCTTTATTTCATAAGTGCCATAAAGTCCTGTTTTCAGTGATATGGCCCAGGTAAAATGGAAGTCATGGAGATTCATGAATGGAAAACGTGATTGATTTTATGTAAAGCCTAATTTCTCTCTGTCATTGCagttgtgcatgtgtgtttgagtaTGATGGTATTATATGAAGGgctgcatgtttgtgtgtggatTGGTCATGTGTAACACACAGCACCTCTTCTCACTCGTTTGTGATTAATTAGATGTTTTTTTGCAGTAAGTCTGCATGTGTTTGGGCTTCATTTTGTCCAAACCTGAAGAAGCCCCTCCCACCCTTaacactttaacactgttgTTTCCTGTTCAGGACGTAATGGAGAATgttttaatatgtatatattttgtacaatgtttctagtaaaatatgtttaaattaggGCTGTTAGTATTTATTTGAGTAGCTTTCTTTGTGATCTCAGATTTGAAATGTGGTGATTCTACATAATAAGAataatttcaatttcaaaatagggcttttcacactgcgcttAACCCGGGGTTATCGTTGTTCTAAACACTGCatttaaccccgggtaaaggaGTGTTTCACATTTGTAATTTAGATGCGGGGTTAGCAGCGCTTTTTACCTGCTGTTAACCTCACGTTGCggtgccaaacttgtacagtgtgaaacgatGCGGTGTTAGAATGCTTAGCAACCGACAACCAATCACGTGCCTTATATTCACGCCCTTTCGGCAGACACAGAAACAGTCATATCCGTCTATGatagaaaaaaatgtcaaacgACGATGGAAAACACAACAATTTGAGTGAAGAAGAGACCAtcattcttacctttatagtTAGAAAAGTTCACTTAgaaaaacttgatattacagTCAGCATTGTGTAATATGAGGATGCACAATGCTAGAGcctttatgtaaacaggtcACATGCAGCGTTTATCCAGTCAGTGACACTGACACCACAAATATGCAGATAAGGActttaacccagggtttagatatgtacagtgtgaaacggCAGCTTATGAATATACAGGATTAACTGTTAACCCCGGGTATATTATGACTAGTATGAAAAGTGAataaagataacccaggattccatTTACCCGGGTTTAAGAATGACTCGGGGGTTAAATCTCAAGTGTGAAAGCCCTAATGTAGTGCATTCAGTTTGAATGCATTCAGATCCTCattattatttcaaattatagtgctttattattattaagtgaaATATATAGTGAAGATTTTATAAAAGTAGTGCATTCAGTTCTAATGCATTCAAGTCTtctcttaaagaaaaaaatgccttttattctAGGCAGTACTAGCTTAAATTATAAAAGGGATAATAAAGGTACTAAttctattttattctttttaaactCTGACTCGCTGTCTCTTTCTCTACTTTCCCGACCTTTACTGCCCCCTGcaggaattgtgggaatgtgtTCTGTGCCAGCTGTTGCGATCAGAAGATCCCGGTGCCAAGCCAGCAGTTGTTCGAGCCCAGTCGTGTGTGTAGGTCGTGTTTCAGCAACCTGCAGGCTCCTGCGTCGGCTCTGGAGATCGAGCTGGACAAACCCATCACGGCCAGCTCCAACTGATCCTATCCAACCGCCTGCACACGGACAACTGCTGAGGACCCACAGGACGAGATGGAGAAGGTCCAGAGACTGTTTTGTGGGGGTGAAGTCGCTTTTTTCCCACCCGAAAGGGAATCATGTATATATGGAACGATGTGGAACGCACAGAAAGTCGTCCAGAGAGGAGAGGAGGCTTAGCACTTTCAGATGGCGTTTGCAGAAGAGACATTTTGCGATTGAGAGCTTGTCTTCATTTGCGATGAAACTTGTCCTGTACCTGCTGCACAGAGGGAAGGTTTTTTCACCAACGGCCAGCGGACGGTGCGCTTCTGCGGCGCGCGAGAGTAGGATttcttccctcgtcatctcacAAAGATCAGATTATCAGTGGCGTCCCTAGGGATGCCATAGGGTGAAAGGTGCTTCTGGGACGAGTCCGCAAGATCCTAGCTTTGTTTTTGAGTCTTTCAACAATCTGCTTTGCAGAAACctgcttttttttcctttctttttgagGTTGCACAAGTGATTCTGGGTGCCACACAGCATTCAAACTTTCTAGGGTTTGAATGCACCAAATTTCCAGACTCTTGGTTAGTTACTCCAAAGTACTTTCTCAAATAGAAACCATTCACCTTCTCTCTAATGTTGACTGTATAGTGACAGGAAGTGATGTCAGCAAGAGGGCCACTGGAGGGCGCTGTTGTCTTTCTGATTTGCTGTGTGGATGTCGGCTGGTTTAGAGACCTTCTCactaatgctttttttttgtaacatacATGCGAGACAAATGAGATaatatattagaatgatatAAGAATGAGACGTATAGCATTTAAGATGAGAAATTGTATAGAATTCTTGAATAGTGGCTCACTAAATTAGTCACCAAATAAGTTGTGTTGTTTTCCCCAGTTGTAGCCATTTggggtttttctttttaatgtaTTTCTTATTTTTGTCCTTCTAGTGACGCTGGACAGTTGTATGTGGAGAGAGATGTATGTGATATGCTGCATTAGGGCCCCAgatgttattgtttttgttttgttttttctttgcgCTCTCAACACTTATTTATTATCAAGTTTATTTTGCTTGAACTGTTTGTTCAATCCTGACAATTGATCCACCACAGGATAATCAGTGTTGTTGGGCGTGAGCTGCCTTTGCACTGAAGATGAAGCCCCTTCCACACACATTTGAGAAATGCTGCACAAATCACAATCAAAATCTCGTTTGCTTCCCTTTCTATTTTATCTACTTTTTTTGGCCTCGATTTTATCAGCCAGAGTTCACCTGATAATAcattttctgtcatttactcacgtCATTCCAAACTGGTagactttttctttttctttgcaaaattctAAGAATCTTCATGAAACTCTTTTCCATATAATGACAGTTCATGGCGACTGCAAGTTTTACCGTATTGcatttgtctctttttttttttttttttgggcttgATGGATGTGATCACTATTATATGGAAAAGAGTTAAATGAAAAAGTAAAACTACAACGGCAAGCGAGTGAGTGACAAATGACAATTTGAATCGTTTGCGGTGAATTATAACCTTGACATTGGGCTCGCCAGCTGATGCTATAATGACGTGAGACCTGGAAGCTCCTGAGGGTTTAGTGCCGTGATGATGGGCGTTAATTCCTAAAGCTGATGACATCTGCTCCTCTTTGTAGAAGTCAGTGAAGGAGTGTTTTCTGTGTCACCGGTGCGACAGCTTTTGCATTAACGCCAATCCAtgaatgtgaatttttttttttgtttcccaGAAAGAGTAAATTCCATGGGTTTATATTTTGCACATTGGTAATCATCAGAAATACACTGTCGCAGATTTCTGTAAGAATTAAACAAAGTGGAATTCCAACTGAACTGACTCCTGGACTCATTTAACTGATCTGGCTGTATTTGTACTGCTTCATATACTGCTCTGAGTGACAGGCAAATGCAGTGTAAACAAAGATCCCCAAAGAACCCCTTTCACCTAAAATATTTACTTGGAAGCCCCCTTGAGACTgtaagtttacattttaataatgtaacaaCACATTCACATCATGTTCACAGTCTCTGATGTTAGTTAATGGTCACATGATAGACAggtaaacaattaaaatattaaatctttttagtatttttatttaaatgttttaattatatttttattgttgttgtttacaATTATACTttgattatattattaattttaacttATAAATTTGCTTTTCTTCAACCTTGTCACAAACACCCAGCTTGAGAAATCATGATTTATGAAACTGTCAATAACATCATCACACATGtgagaccttacataatgaaccgttataccttagaatgagccatttctatctacatacaccgcgGGTCTCCCTCCATGCCAAGTTGCCATTTTGCGCcgacatgtttctacagtaaccctaaacggacaaactccTCTACAGTGCGCTTTTCGTCACTGTTTGTTGGAGTTTTTAGAGGCAGTTTACATCGTCACTATTGAATACGCACAAAGAAGTTGAAGTAGTCGTCTGGTTTAATAGAAGCAGAGACCGTTCTTTGCTAGAAGTAAGAACATACATCATTTTTattgactggctactctctgctgtctcaaaCGAAGACATCTTTGTCTTTGCACCGTAGCTTCGCTATGTGTTTCGAAAAGGAGGCGTGAGTGCAATGCTGAGCCTTTGGTTGCAATTCGCTAGATGCTGCTTAAATTTACATACTGCACCATTAACAGTGCATCAATAATGCATTTAagcattgtatttatttcatgtttattcataCAGACCAtttatacattataaaaatgaatGCTTTTGTGTATGACCCCTTAAACAGCCTCGATACGCAAACAGTGTTTTGCAAAAGGGGTTGTTCCTATAAAGAAGCTTGAGAAATGAGACCAATAATACAAAAGCGTTGTGTAATAAATGAACCATGTTGCATGAATGGACCAGCAGTCAATAAGCATAGAAATTGCTCCAGTTGACATACTGTAGTGCTCATCACCTTGTTGTCTTAATTATgtgttttatatgaaatatgcaACTGTTGGAGCACTGTAAGTGTTATATTGCCCATTTCTAAATAAAGTAGACCTACTTTATATTTAATGCTTTGCTTACTCAGAAATACCtgacaacaataaaaaatgCACTTGTTGGCTATAGCCTTTGCATCAGAAATTGgccattatttaatttaattattcattGTCTTTCATCTGCCAAACGTTTAGCATTTCCAAACCTTTTGGATGCTCTTTCTTACCATTTGCTTCAGCTCCGCTGTCAAATCCCTCAATCCCAGCAGTTGGATGATGAATAGGTAACGGATGGAAAAGCCCGCGCTTTAGTGACCACGTGCTGTAGTTCTGACAGACCAAAAGAATGACTCAACGCCAGGAATTCGGTGTATGGCTCACACTTTAATAGTGCTCAATATAGTGTAATTTCTTTATACAAAAAGAAAGTTCAAGGTAAGCAGCCTTGTTAGTTGAAAAACATCGATTATCAATATTAAGGTAGTACATGACGGGACGTCCCAAGTCAGAATTCTCATGCGTTTGATATGATCACTCAGGCGTTTGGTTACAATTACCCATGAACTCGAAAAGCCTCTAATTGAGCTGTTTCATATTCCACGAGGAACGACAGAAGGTCTTCTACAAACCCACCGGACATTACACAGCTGAACAGGACGTCCGTTAACGCTAAAGCAGCAGACATTTCCAGAAGAGCCCCGCGGATTTGCTGCTGCGTGCGAGTGTGTCGACGAAAGCTTCGTTATTTCCAACAAAATACGATAAGTTCACTTGAACATCACAAGGACACTTGTAGCGAGAACATGACGTGTCTCTTTAAAAAGATTTACAAGCTCAAACTCTATTagcataaaaatatacaatgtgCAGTAGGTTCGATAATGTCAGTCAAATAGAGCTTAAAAAACTGGACAAACTGTAATTAAGAGCAGCCATATTGACTGTTTACCACATTAGCGTACAACATGGAAATAAAACCTTTTCTGTACTTTTCTGTAGGAAACCCATTTCAACTGTCTATACAAACAGTTTTATAGCATAAAAAATAGACTTCATAGCTTCATCAGTCAAGTTCCATTATAAAGATTGAAATAACCATATTTACAATGTGCTAGTCATGTGGTTAAAGGAATACTCCGGGATCAATATAAATCTACAGCATTTGGGGTTTGCTGTCGGTTACCACAGattatattttcaatttaacCAAAAATGGTGGTTACAGTAATATAATGAAAGTAGCCTACTTTTGTAATGCGAGATCACATTGATTCAATTTGTCAGCGCAGTTATATATCCAATATGATTATGTGAAGCCAGTAAATGTGGTAACAAGGATACAAGAATGAGCTTGtttacttgaaaaaaataatctagAGCAGTTCCAACCACTAAATGGACaatgaaatttatttatttatttattttttcctgttttattacaagttttctgaaatgtcGTGTTTATATATGgatcagtgacgtgatgggtctttttttttttttttggtccaaaggccttaataataataaaaaaacaaaaatatgacatCCACTGTATAAGCTAGTACAACTAGAtcacttttattgaatccaaaatgttttaattatattttgctacatataaaagtATCTTAAagatttttgaagtgtcaaaagatcattcagtttaaccgtccaaaggccaatacagccatttcatttgtgattaaaatatcttaaaatgtaataaatgtatatattttttatcctggcatgattttataacatcatagtgcaaatggtattaaaattatgtctagaagtcgttgctttgttatgagaaagaatgtccggaaaaattaatttcattgatgtcattcggagtaaccaatataaaggttttggatcaagtcatgcagtcgatatcatgtgacaggatgtgacatcctttagacacctgcaaaggaccacatgatcgtgaagcaaagtaactaaagtcctgtccaaatacccacattTGCGGTCTTTGCACTTCACCACTTGCCTACTCATATGacgtatttcctgtatttggctCAAGTGTTCAAGTGGGTGTGAAGACTGCAAGTGTATGTAGAACTTTTGATTACCCGATGGGACACACTTCTTGCAAAAAATCCAAGAGTTtacagagcttttttttttttttaattatttaaatgattattttcagtgctttgcatttttaaaatacacttcTAAATGTCTGTTCCGTGGTCGCTGAATACACAATATTAAAATTGTGGTGCTTCTTTAAGTGATAAAAAGCAGTTGCAAATGACATACAAAATACACACAGCCTACAAATCTTTGCATCAAATGTGcaacactttatattttactaccaaattatatgtattatataattaatttaacttacaGTTGAATGTTGAATAGCGCTCCGAAGCGGTATTCAAGGTAGTGTGGGTTTAGTGTGCATTAAGGGCATTGCACTTGGGCTTTTTTAAGACAGGGTACACTCTTGTGCACTTACTTCCTGTCGTGTGCATGCGCTTTCAAGTGGCCaagaccacaagtgtgggtatttggacaagGCTTAAGTCTCTCTTAACcatttgaaaaattaatgttcactcgctcatacgcatgtcacgaaacatcaggtcattcggtacaaccgctataaaacatggaaaatgttggaatattttaaaaacttgtactaaatataaaatgtttgattgttcttttgctagctagctagatatcaacCTGTTAAAAtcgtttgaaaatatcgtcattcggtaaaaccgaaattttggttaaaccgaatgacttttttggtgacaaattttgtataaaatgacaaaagcagtgttaattgtttataaaAGCCACAATCTCATTGTttacacttaataaaacttcaaaattaattatatctccattatggtttttacacatttaaaaacCTGATTCGCCAATGATCCATATACAAAAGAGACATTATCTTTATGTAATTAAATATGAGCTAATT encodes:
- the mtmr3 gene encoding myotubularin-related protein 3 isoform X5 encodes the protein MEEEGQQSLECIQANQIFPRKPPVLEEDDLQVPFPELHGEFTEYVGRAEDAVIAMSSYRLHIKFKESVVNNCSCEVSVPLQLIESVECRDMFQLHITCKDCKVVRCQFSTFEQCQEWLKRLSAAVRPPSRIEELFSFAFHAWCVDLYTGEKEQHGDLCRPGDHVTSRFHNEVERMGFDTQNAWRISEINNKYKLCSSYPQLLLVPAWITDKELENVAAFRSWKRIPAVVYRHQSTGAVIARCGQPEVSWWGWRNADDEHLVQSIARACAVDSSTCKGVSNGSFSREYINGADLSDVDFDSSMTNSSEVETLAIQARKLLILDARSYAAAVANRAKGGGCECPEYYPNCEVVFMGMANIHSIRKSFQSLRFLCTQMPDPANWLSALESTKWLQHLSLLLKASLLVVNAVDRDQRPVLVHCSDGWDRTPQIAALAKLLLDPYYRTIEGFQVLVETEWLDFGHKFADRCGHGENAEDLNERCPVFLQWLDCVHQLQRQFPCSFEFNEAFLVKLVQHTYSCLFGTFLCNSGKEREDRHIQERTCSVWSLLRAANRSFRNMLYSSHSETVLHPVCHVRNLLLWTAVYLPSSSPTTPSDDSCAPYPAPGTNPEDQPLGRRPKTRSFDNLPSACEVGNPLTSNRRSSDPSLNEKWQDHRRSLEINIGTGAEGAVSADPDERVNGQNVVGIMEPLTSGGTENGEGLGDVRLPMVEGVDEAELTVGVAMGQMENILQEATKDESAPDSRRDAKTDRTNRQIDDIAHSEEGSSAIDDAQESKIKGLGDGNVNGHCSEDGNSEASSAISQDTSGNQDSEEVALEKCMIQEYNPSCSTTDFPSNGLRTLSNGHGVERPPGREVVEQRLSLLESSTETLTEDFGVRPESLAPLIIPPPLKALAESSCLKQGLRAAADPQGAPRTLNNTPKRPSLSAFPPSTDLLHSVCNGDSPDPEPSTPRTNGERATLSRQVSLASCGSLTLHARGTCSHHRCLHLGFLGRPSFSPPEPPSARNHLDDDGLTLHTDAVQQRLRQIEAGHQLEVEALKRQVQELWSRLESHQAAGMLRLNGDMGDEVTSIADSDFNLEPNCLSRCSTELFSEASWEQVDKQDTEVTRWYPDHLAAQCYGCERGFWLATRKHHCRNCGNVFCASCCDQKIPVPSQQLFEPSRVCRSCFSNLQAPASALEIELDKPITASSN